A window of Desulfobacterales bacterium contains these coding sequences:
- a CDS encoding four helix bundle protein, with product MAQYEHLQIYRDAFNYLVFCEHIAKDFSRYNKYTHGTDLRNTAKDVAKLIVRANNSADKTPVLEELRLKIEECKLIIRICKELKVFRDFKSFENAVNQLSSISRQAEGWLKSMRYKRNSQNQVSNGSNPIGT from the coding sequence ATGGCGCAATATGAACATCTTCAGATTTATAGAGATGCGTTTAATTATTTAGTTTTTTGTGAGCATATTGCAAAGGATTTTTCGCGATATAATAAATATACACATGGCACAGATTTAAGAAATACAGCAAAAGATGTAGCAAAGTTGATTGTCAGAGCAAATAATTCTGCGGATAAAACTCCAGTGCTTGAAGAATTGAGGTTAAAGATAGAAGAATGCAAATTGATAATTCGGATATGCAAGGAATTAAAAGTTTTTAGAGATTTTAAATCTTTTGAAAATGCGGTAAATCAACTTAGCTCAATTAGCAGGCAGGCGGAAGGTTGGTTAAAAAGTATGCGTTATAAAAGAAACAGCCAGAATCAGGTTTCTAACGGGAGCAATCCTATAGGAACATGA